The following DNA comes from Triticum aestivum cultivar Chinese Spring chromosome 3D, IWGSC CS RefSeq v2.1, whole genome shotgun sequence.
CAGAAATCTGATGGAATGAACATGCTGCAGGAGGCAATAAAAGTAACGATGCTTGATTTTATAATGACAGGATGAAATATAAAGTAGTATGATTAGTGTGAGTGTTCACCTAATTTGTTTTTTACCTATTGAATGACCAGATGGTGTCTCAGGATGGTCTAGAACCACCAAACTCATGTTTTTTGAGTATATTTTTGGAAATGGTCATACCTTGAATAGTGGCCGAACTTAAAGCAGCAACTTCATCTTAGGATTTATGTACTGCAATTAGAGTAATGCTGGACGTACTGTCAACTTAATACATCCAGCGTGTGTGTTCCATTAATTTCTATGAATCATTTTTAACACCTGGACGTATCAGGTCTTTTGTGTTACCCGACTCACATCTGACTGATGACCTTATATTCGGTAGGATAACTTCAAAAAGGCTTCGACTATTTGCCCTGAGAGCGATATGGAAGCTCTGAATAATTTTACTGGATCCACCCCAGAACAATTAAGTGGCAAGTTAAATAGACTGAAACAGAGATTTGATCAAGAAAGCAGAAGATTTGGAACCAACTTGGTCATAGTGGTAGGAAAAAGTTAATGCCCATGAGTTTTTATCGTTtgtgaataataatagtaataataatctGAGCAGACATGTTGAGTCCATAGACGATCTGagggcattgcatgacaaaatggAGCAGAAAATCTTCAGTAAGCAACAGCTGTATGCAGGTTTTAGGGCGAACATCAATGTAAGTTCATTAGTTCATGTTTTCCTAGATATGTTGGCATATTTGACATTGATATGTTCATTACACTCTACTGGGTCTGCTTTTGACCCACGTATATTGTTGTGCAGTCGTGTGAAAAAGCTTTGGACTTGTGGTGGAAGAAGTTCCAGAgaaatgctggccttttgaagcgGCAATTCACATGGCTGTAAATACACGTTCCTTTCTTGGATATTTTTCATCTGTTTTTCTCCTGGCTTTGATTTTTCTGGTCTGTCAGTTGAAACGGTTAGTCCTGATAGGTCGTCCTCTTTTATTGTTTTGAAGGTTCAATGAGCACCTGAGAAAGAAAGGTATCCGTGGATTAACCTACATAGATTACCAGAGTAAAGTTTTATCTATTGAGGTGTGAATCCTTCATAACATTGCCATTTTGATGTGTACATAGCGGTTGGAGGATTTGTGCTTCATGTAACAGTTGTTTATGGCGTTTGATGTAGCTAACGATGCCTCAAGATGCCTCCCATGACACCGTCAGACACACTAGAGGACTGTCAGGTACCTGTATAGTTTGCCACACTTGTAACTTGCAAGATAGTATTTTTCACATTATATCTATTGTTCAGAATACTATTCACCAATTCGTTTTTCTTTAGGAATCTTTAATGTTTTTGATAACTAGAACTTTTGCCATGCATCTTGGTCCAGGGGGAGAGCGATCTTTTTCGACACTTTGCTTCGCTTTAGCACTTCATGGGATGACAGAAGCACCTTTTAGGGCCATGGATGAGTTTGATGTATTCATGGTGAGCAAACACTACGCTTTGTGCAACCATCCTGTTAATGACAAATGAAACCTTATCGGTGGTATCTGATTTGTGCAGGACGCAGTGAGCCGTAAAATAAGCTTGGACACCCTTGTAGATTTTGCTGTTGCACAAGGCTCACAATGGATATTTATAACACCGCATGATATCAGGTCTGAAAATCTCCTGTAGTTGCTCTTGTTCCAGTTTCCCGCAAATGGATATTTATGACATCTATGTTTCCACAGCATGGTGAAGCCTAGAGATCGCAAATGGAAAATCGCCTGTCTGTCACTGTGCTCAGTAGTGTATATATCTCCTTAGCCTTAGCATCCACGTTTGACAGAACCTGTCGGGAACTGCTCGCCTTGTATTTAAGTTGTGCATAGCTTCTTTCCAAATATGAACTCAACCAACACCACTGACTGTACGGGCTCAGTGCCCATACAGCAAGGTCCAAGGTATAGATAGTTTCATGTTTCTTCAAGGTACATTATTTTGTACTCCATCCTGAGTTATTTCTAGACGTACATAGAACAGTTAGTGATGTTTCCGCACCATCAGTGACTGTGGCGTGCTCATTGTATtatgagtatttaaccaaaaactaccacatttcacggAAACGTGACAGAtaactaccactttacgattttgtgcgGAAAACTACCACTTTTGTTCTAATCCgcggcaaaaaactaccaagtctcgAAACCGGTCGCTTCGCCCGCGCTAAGCACCAAACTGACCAGCCGGTCCCACGTTTCAGGTGCGACGGTGGCCAACCGATACCCGCCGCGCGTTAACGGCGTGTCCGCGGTCGGAAACGGCGGCTGTCAGTTTGCGTTCAATGCACCAAAACGTGGGACCGACCATTTGATGTTGATCCTCTCACGACGCCGTTTCCGACCGCGGACACGCCGTTAACGCGCGGGGGGCGTCGGTTGGCCACCGTGGCACCTGAAACGTGGGACCGGCTGGTTAGTTTGGTGCTTGGCGCGGGCCAAGCGACCGGTTTCGAGACTTGGTAGCTTTTTGCCACGGATTAGGACAAAAGTGGTAGTTTTCcgcacaaaatcgtaaagtggtagttttctgtcacgtttccatgaaatgtggtagtttttggttaaatactcttgtattatgggaGCTTAGAGTTGTTAACATTAATTATTTACATTATGGATATCATCTTGATGATAATTGTCAATACATACTCTGACCAGTTTGGAATGTCAAAATGTTGTAGTTATATATATTTTATCCATAAACTTTTAGTTTCACGTTTTAGAGCTTTCGTTCTCAAATTTGTATGAATTGGATTCCAATGCTCAAAACCTCAGTTTCATAAGAAACAATTCATCAGCTAACATACTTTTTTTAATGTACAGGATGTTGATTTCATCATATTTAAAAAGAAGGAAATGAATAGGGTGAACAAATCTCATCATATAATCTCCTCTCCAATTCACACTCATATAAGGTGCTACTATTGTCCCCTCTGATGCATGCTcataatttactactccctccatcccagaATAGAGCATTTTTGACACAATCGTAATGtaaaaaaatgctcttatattttgggacagagggagtacaatgcatATAAATGATCAAACTGGCATGTTGTTGTAAGGATTGAAATGAGATAATTAtcttttttcagtttttttcttcTATGATCAGAAGTTGTTTATTGATAGAGATAATTATTCCTTATGAAGCAAACAAGCAGAGTGGGAGGATGACGAGGCGTACATGGAGGCGGGGTCGGTCCGCCGTTGTGGCGGTCCAGGAGCACCACGGGGTCGCGGGCGACCCGTGTACCGCAGGCAGCTGTCGGGAACGTCGAGCCGCGAGACAACCTGTTGGTGTCAGACCCACATCAGCGTCCCCAACTCCCCATTGGCGGCACATCCGTCCCCGCCACCACGTGCTGCCCTCCACCTCCTTCCCGTCGATCCATCAATTTGATCTCCTCAACATAGCCGATGAGCGAGTGCTAAAGCGTCCATAACGGCACAACCTAGAACGCGCGGGGAGATCCATCGACACCGATGAAGACGAGCAGTGAGGAGCGAAGGAAGGAAGGGCATGTGGAGGGAGGCGTCACCAGAGATTGAAGCAAACCTTTGTGGGGCTTCCCTGTTGCTGCTGCGAGAAGCAGAAGGAGGCGGTGTTACGTAGAAAGGAAATTTGTTTGTTTGCTTGAGTGAATATATATGtctaatgtatacaaaaaatattcgGTTATGGCtttcaaatttgaagtatgtgGTTGTTGGTTTAGTTGAGATGGACACGCAGGATTGTGAGCCACATATGCCATTGATGGATGAGAGAGGCCCAGATAGTGGATGAGGAACAAGAAGAAAACAGTTTTACCGGTAAAAATAATAATGATATATTCTCATGTGCACAAGAattatattacataaaaatgatGTTGAACAGCTAAATTTATATGCATTGTAGCCCATAGCAATGCACGGGCATTGTACTAGTTAAAGgagaatcgaacgtcgtgatgATTCGACCTCCTTCCTTCGCCCCCACCTCAATCCCGCACCAAGAAAATCGCTAGGAAAAAAATCCACGTTCCGAACCATCGTAAAGACCGAAGAAATAACATCATCCACGTTTTCTCAGACTTCCCATCTCCCCATCCCCACGtctctctcaaacccaaaccacccGGCGGCCCATCTCCCACGAACTCGCCCCCCTCTTGGCTACGATGTGGCCTCAACCTGCGACGCCGCTCCCCGTGCCGCCGCGGATCACGGTTCCCATTGGCGCGGGCCAACCATGCTCTTAACTCCAGACGTGATGTCGCCGTCCCGCGGTCGCAGCGATATTGACGTCGACAACTTCCTCGATCCTCCTCTTCACGTGTCGCCGACTCCCATGTGATGTGCCGCCAACGATCTCCACCGGCGCGGTGCCGGCCGCGACCTCCCCACACTAATAGGACGACGAACACACTCTTCTTCGGATCTAGGTGGTGACATCGACCATGCAGTGGCTGGTGCAAAAGCTGGAGGAATCAGGAGAGGCACATGTCAACAGATGCGTGGGCGTGGGGCTGTTCAGGGACGTACGCGGTGGGCGACGGCTGGCGGGTCACTTCCAATACGGCTGCCTTCCGGCGTGGTCGCTGCACAGGAGGAGAGGAGTAGCAGCGGAGGTGCCTAGCTGGAAGTACCTGACCTGCCGCTTGACGCTATTCCTGAACCATGGAGCGGTCATCCTCTGCTCCCAGGTACGTTATCCATCCATTCATGTCCACTAATTCATCTTCTTTTTTCATTTAATTCTACTCTAaaatctttttgcaaattaaaaGTGCACTCTCCTGAGTAAATCATATTTTATTGTCAGACCTGGAACACACTCACATCTACTAAATGATCCGCTGCTGATATGAAGTTATGAAAGTGCAGACAGATTCTTTTTGCACACAAACTAAGCCTCCCAACACTACATCCCATCGTTATTGATTGTGACTTCTGCAGCTTGCTGCGTGTTTTTATTCAAACTACCTCACATTGTTTGTGCCTTTGCATTGCCCTTACTACTGCGCCGTGCCCCCAGGTTCTCCTCTCCCATGGCAGGGGCCAGCGAGTGGCAACAGATGAGCGGGACACCGGCTGGTGGCGCAACAGACAGCAAGAGATCGGCTGGGGGCAACGGACGGCAGGAGGCGGCGGGACCGTGTGAGGAGCAGGTAGCCGGAGGAGGTCGCTGGTGGAGATCTGGCAAGTGGCGGCCGCATACAGGGCTTATGATTTGATGTTTGTCTTTTTACCTATAGCACTGAATACTTATAGCACTGAAGTTCATGTATAGGTGTGCTGATCCTAAGATTGCCAAGACACTGCTTCATAAAAAACACCCAGGTCTGCTTTTTATTGTGATTATGCAAATTGCACAAAACTTGAGTTGTCCTATTTTGTAGATGAAGTGGAATTGAAATCTTGTGTTACTGTGAAGAGTTGAAGACACAGTGGGTTGCTATATATCTTATAAAGTAATTGGCTTGCATTTTAATTATATATTCAACTTCTGCCTACGCACCCACAACGATTTGCCCTCTTGATGCAAGCATGCACACTAAGCGTCGAATCAAGAGTAAAAAGGAAAACATAATATACCTTTCTATTTACTTTGGGATGGAGATTTCCTGTAGTTCGAAATTCCGAGCTGCACTTTTGCCGTTAAAAATCTGTTTTCTGGCGAATTGTACTCCTGGTACTGCTTATGCAAAATCATGTTAGAAGGGCATAACCCAGTGGGTGAAAATCAAGCACGAAGAGCTTTTGTATTCTGAGGCAATCTTTTGCAGTGTGAGCCACGATTTTGTTGCTTCCCCAATAGCAGGTGCGGCTTGTCTCAACCACTATTTTATACACATTTGTCCGGTAAAACTTTTTTACCATTTGCAATGCCTGGTGCGAGTGAACATGTGTCACACTATGTTTTATTCCATTAAATGATGTAGGGAAAAGACATTGTAAGTTTGGATAATTTCATTGTAGAAAAATAGGTAGACCCCACCCCAAAATATTCATGTTTGCATCAGATACAATTTTCCAGCATATAAAATTATTCTTAAAGAAT
Coding sequences within:
- the LOC123076068 gene encoding uncharacterized protein; translation: MLSQLLPPRATGGAEDGIRRDPAGTSLGRPDLLAEERFRPGTGAAASGGGNGGGDGLTGDDKGEGKDVSEQVDSGRPCALLAPSSPTARRLRPPLLCHRVRGLILAQAGPRRSALARVNPSLHLAVPDLPRTARAGFARPHSAFACAAPSAPKPVRAALPSRARTRRTPAPPAPAARRLRAHRLLPLWPAATMVSQDGLEPPNSCFLSIFLEMDNFKKASTICPESDMEALNNFTGSTPEQLSGKLNRLKQRFDQESRSNNNLSRHVESIDDLRALHDKMEQKIFSKQQLFNEHLRKKGIRGLTYIDYQSKVLSIELTMPQDASHDTVRHTRGLSGGERSFSTLCFALALHGMTEAPFRAMDEFDVFMDAVSRKISLDTLVDFAVAQGSQWIFITPHDISMVKPRDRKWKIACLSLCSVVYISP